Genomic window (Streptomyces sp. NBC_01431):
CAGGGCAACGTCAGGGTCTACCCCTTCAAGACCATTGAGGCGGGGGCCTTCGTCAACACCTCCGTCATCTGGGAATCGCGAGGGCAGGCCCATCTGTTCGGGGCGCGCGGCGTCTCCGGCATCCTCAACGTGGAGATCACTCCGGAACTCGCCGTACGTCTTGCGGGCGCGTACGCCACGACGCTGAAGAAGGGCTCGACCGTCACCACGGCCCGCGACCACTCCCGTGGCGCGCGAGCGCTCAAGCGGGCCGTCATCTCGGCGCTTCAGGCCAGCGCCATCGACGTAAGGGACCTGGAGAACGTTCCGTTGCCGGTGGCGCGGCAGCAGACCGCGCGGGGCAGCGCCGGCGGGATCATGATCCGTACGTCGCCCGGGGTCCCGGACTCCGTGGACATCATGTTCTTCGACGAGCGGGGAGCCGACCTCTCGCAGGGCGGGCAGCGCAAGCTTGACCGGGTCTACGCACGCCAGGAGTACCGGCGAGCCTTCCCCGGAGAGATCGGCGATCTGCAGTTTCCCTCCAGTGTCTTCGACTCGTACACCGGATCCCTGCTGCGCACGGCGGACACCACCGGCATCGCGGAGGCCGGTCTGAAGGTGGTCGTGGACGCCTCCAACGGAAGTGCCGGCCTGGTGCTGCCCAGCCTGCTGGGACGGCTCAAGGTGGACTCCCTGACCATCAATCCGGGTCTGGACGAGTCCCGGCCGACCGAGTCCGCCGAGAGCCGGCGGGCCGGGCTCGTGCGGCTCGGCGAGATCGTCGCCTCGGCGCGGGCCGCGTTCGGGGTGCGGTTCGACCCGGTCGGCGAGCGCCTCTCGCTGGTGGACGAACGGGGGCGGATCGTCGAGGACGACCGGGCGCTGCTCGTGATGCTTGACCTGGTCGCGGCCGAACGGCGCAGTGGGCGGGTGGCGCTGCCCGTCACGACCACCAGAATCGCCGAGCAGGTCGCGGCCTACCACGGCACGCAAGTGGAGTGGACGACCACCTCGCCCGACGATCTCACCCGGGTGTGCCGCGAAGAGAACACCATCTTCGGCGGGGACGGGCGTGGCGGGTTCATCGTGCCCGAGTTCAGCAGCGTCTTCGACGGCGCGGCCGCCTTCGTACGGCTCATCGGTCTCGTCGCGCGAACCCAGCTCACGCTCAGCCAGATCGACGCGCGGATTCCGCAGGCACACGTGCTGCGGCGGGACATCGCGACGCCGTGGGCGGTGAAGGGCATGGTGATGCGCCGGGTCGTGGAGGCGGCCGGTACGCGGTCGGTGGACACGACCGACGGCGTACGCGTGGTTGAGGCCGACGGCCGCTGGGTGATGGTGCTGCCCGACCCGGCGGAGGCGGTCACCCATTTGTGGGCCGAGGGGCCGGACGACGTATCGGCTCAGGCTCTTTTGGACGAGTGGGCCGCGGTGGTTGACAGCGCAGGTCACTGACGTCGTACGGGTGCGCCGGGCCGGCCGTGGAGGCGCGGCCCGGCGCATCGGTGGGGCCATTCGGTGGTAACGGCGCCGACGTGCGACGATGTGCGGCATGCCGCAGCAGCCCCCCGTTCGGAGCACCCCGTCTCCGCCTCCGCGTCCCGACGCGTCGATGTCGCTGCTGACCAACGTCATGGACCATGCCCTCGATGACGGGTACGCCGAGGCGACCGCCCGCCGCAAGGCCGAGGGCGATACGGGGGTGCCGCGCCCGTTGCGGGCCAAGCTCGGCCTCGCCGCGGGTCTGGTGCTCGCCGCCCTCGTGGTCACCGTGGGAGCCGCTCAGGCCCGCATCACCGCGCCCGTGGTCGCCAAGGAGCGCCAGGAGCTGATCAACCGGGTCGACTCCGAGACCAAGGCCGCGGACAAGCTGCAGAGCGATGTGGACGGCCTGCGGACCGAGGTCGGCGACCGGCAGCGCAAGGCGCTGGAAAAGCACGGCGGTGACCAGGGTGAGCTCGTGGCGCTGCTTTCCGGCGCCACCGAAGTGAACGGGCCGGGTGTGAAGCTGGTGGTCGACGACGCCAAGGACACCACTCAGGGCGACGGCAGCAGGCCGCGCGAGAGCACGACCTTCGCCGACACCGGCCGGGTGCGTGACCGGGACATGCAGCGGGTGGTCAACGGGCTGTGGCAGAGCGGGGCCGAGGCCATCGCCATCAACGGGCAGCGCCTGACCTCGTTCTCGGCGATCCGGGCCGCGGGCGACGCCATACTGGTCGACAACAAGCCACTGGTGCCGCCGTACACGGTGCTCGCGGTGGGGGACGGCAAGAAGTTGAGCAGCGACTTCCAGGACAGCGCGGACGGTCAGTATCTGCATGTGCTGCAGCAGAACTATGGCATCAGGAGCAGCATTTCGGTCGAGGCCGACGTGCGCCTCCCGGCGGCGCCGAGCCTCACCGTACGTACAGCAGAGCCAATGGCCACGGGCGCCGGCAAGGGCGCGGCCGACACAGGGAAAGGCACATCGTGATCGCCGTACTTGGCCTCGTCGTGGGAGTCGTGGTCGGACTGTTCGTCCGGCCCGAAGTGCCTGCGGTGGTCGAGCCGTATCTGCCGATCGCCGTGGTCGCGGCACTCGACGCGGTCTTCGGCGGGCTCCGGGCGATGCTCGACGGCATCTTCGTCGACAAGGTCTTCGTGGTGTCCTTCCTGTCGAACGTGGTGGTCGCGGCGCTGATCGTGTTCCTCGGTGACAAATTGGGTGTCGGCGCGCAGCTGTCGACCGGCGTCGTCGTGGTGCTCGGCATCCGGATCTTCTCCAACGCGGCCGCCATCCGGCGGCACGTCTTCAGGGCCTGAGGCGTATGAGCGACGTAGAGAACGCGCACGGGAACGACGACGAGCGGCCCGTCGACGCGCCGGGTGAACAGCCCGAGGCGAAGCCCGAGTTGACCGGGCGGCAGCGGCTCGTCGAGGGGCTGTGGCCGCCGCGGGCCAGTCGTGCCCAGCTCATCGTGGCGCTGCTCTTGTTCGTACTCGGCCTCGGGCTCGCCATCCAGGTGCGCTCCAACAGCGACAACAGTGCGCTGCGGGGCGCCCGCCAGGAGGACCTGGTGCGCATCCTCGATGAACTCGACTCGCGTACCAAGCGTCTTGACGATGAGAAGCAGCGCCTGGAGGGCCAGCGCACCGAGCTGGAGACCAGCTCCAACCAGGCGGAGGAGGCGCGCAAGCAGACCGTGGAGAAGGAGCGGCAGCTGGGCATCCTGGCCGGTACGGTCGCTGCGCAGGGCCCGGGGATCACGTTGACGATCAGCGATCCCAAGGGCGGTGTCGAGTCCGACAAGGTGCTTGACACGGTGCAGGAACTGCGTGCCGCGGGCGCCGAGGCGATGCAGATCAACGGGGTGCGGGTGGTGGCCAATACGTACTTCTCGGATGAGACGGGCGGCATCGGCGTCGACGGCAAGAAGATCGGCGCGCCCTACGTCTTCAAGGTGATCGGGAATCCGCAGGACCTTGAGCCGGCGCTCAACATCCCCGGTGGAGTGGTGCAGACTCTGGAGAAGGAGCAGGCCACGGCCACGGTGGCCCGTTCGGAGAAGATCATCGTGGACGCCTTGCGAGCCGCGAAGCGGCCTGACTACGCTCAGTCGTCATCGCACTGATGGGGGCAGGCGTGGGAGCTGCCGCACAAGGGCAGGAGGTTGCGGGGGGTCGCCGCTTCGTAACAGTGGTGCGTGATGGAAACTGTTTGGCGGATACGGACGTTGTGAGGATGTCCGGGTCGGCAGGTGTGTTGATTCTGGGTTCGTCCTGCCCCACGGGCGGGTCTATTTCGGTCAAGGGGAATCGCCCGTGAAGTTGTTTGCGAAGTTGTTCGGCAAGAGCGCACGCCAGGATGGCGGCAGTGCCGCCAGGCACCGTGCTCAGCGCCCCGGTGGGGCGGAGGAGCAGGGTGGTGAGCGCCCGCTGTTCCGCGACGAGGTGGCCGGTTCCGGTGGTGACATTCCGGGCGCGTCGTCGGTTGACCCTGCCCGTGCCGGGCGCATAGGTTTCGGGGAACCGTCAACCTCAAGTACGGGTGGAGGGTTTGACTCCGATCCGTATGCCACCAGTGCGCACGCGGTGCCGCCGCGGCAGGAGGATCCGTCGATGTCGGGCATGCCTGTTTGTACGAGGTGCGGGCACACCAATGCCGCCGCCAGCCGATTCTGTTCCAACTGTGGCGCCCCGCTGCGTCCCGGTGTCGTTCCGGAGCGCGCTTCCGAGACGACCTCGACCATCTCGATCTCCGGCCTGGAGGCGTACGACGCCGAGGTGACCGGCCAGACGCAGCTGCCCTCGCTCTCTCCGGAGGCGCAGGCGGCCGTGGACGCACTCCCGCAGGGCTCGGCGCTCCTGGTGGTGCGCCGCGGGCCGAACTCGGGAAGCCGCTTCCTCCTGGACGGTGAGCTGACCACGGCGGGCCGGCACCCGCAGAGCGACATCTTCCTGGACGACGTGACCGTGTCGCGCCGCCACGTTGAGTTCCGGCGCGGTCCCGACGGGCGTTTCACCGTCTCCGACGTCGGCAGCCTCAACGGCACGTACGTGAACCGCGAAAGGATCGACTCCGTCGAGCTGGCCAACGGCGACGAGGTCCAGATCGGGAAGTACCGGCTGGTCTTCTACGCGAGCCAGCGCGCCCTCTAAGGCCGCCAGGGAAGGTTCATGCAGCAGACACCGACGGGCGGTGCCGGATCCGGCACCGCCACCGCGGGCGACCGGTTGATGAGTATCGGCGGGGTACTCAACCAGCTGCGCGAAGAATTTCCCGAAGTGACCATCTCGAAGATCCGCTTCCTTGAGTCCGAGGGGCTCGTAGAGCCTCGGCGTACGCCGTCGGGGTACCGGAAGTTCACCGCTGAGGACGTCGAGCGCCTCGCTCAGGTGCTGCGGATGCAGCGGGACCACTATCTGCCGCTCAGGGTCATCCGCGAGCACCTGGACGCCCTGGGGCGCGGTGAACAGCTTCCCGTGCCCGCTCCGGGGGGCTCCAGGGAGCTCCTCGACGGTTGGGGCGAGCCGGATGCGGACCGGCCGACTGCCGCCCGGGTCGGCCGCGCGGAGCTGATGGCGGCCGCCGAGGTGACCGAGGCCGAGCTGACCGAATGGGAGGCGTACGGCCTGGTCACGCCCGGCCCCGAGGGCGGTTTCGACGCCGAGTCGGTGAATGTGGCGCGCCTTGTGGCGGATCTGGGGCGATTTGGCCTGGAACCGCGTCATCTGCGGGCGATGAAAGCCGCCGCGGACCGCGAGGCCGGGCTGATCGAGCAGGTGGTGACGCCGCTGCGGTTGCACCGCAATCCGCAGACCAGGGCCCATGCGGAGGCCACCACCAAGGAGCTCGCGGCGCTCTCCGTACGGCTCCACGCGGCACTGGTACAGACCGCCCTGGGTGTCCGGCTTCACTGATCTTGTAGGTGCCCGACTACCCAAACCTGCCGAGCACGTCCTAGGGTTGCTGTGTGAACGAGCTCGACGTCGTGGGTGTCCGGGTGGAAATGCCCTCCAACCAACCGATCGTGCTCCTGCGTGAAGTGGGAGGCGATCGGTACCTCCCCATCTGGATCGGTCCAGGGGAGGCGACCGCGATTGCCTTCGCCCAGCAGGGGATGGCACCGGCGCGGCCGCTGACGCACGACCTTTTCAAGGACGTGCTGGAGGCCGTCGGCCAGGAGCTGACCGAAGTCCGCATCACGGACCTGCGCGAAGGCGTCTTCTACGCGGAGTTGGTCTTTGCCAGTGGCGTGGAGGTGAGCGCCCGGCCCTCCGATGCCATAGCGCTCGCGCTGCGCACCGGAACGCCGATCTACGGCAGTGACGGGGTCCTCGACGACGCGGGAATCGCCATCCCGGACGAGCAGGAGGACGAGGTGGAGAAGTTCCGCGAGTTCCTCGACCAGATCTCCCCCGAGGACTTCGGCACCAACAGCCAGTGAGCACCGGATACCGGTGAAGCGACGGCTGTGGGAGTGGCGCTGTGCATGGCGCTCACGCCCGAGCGGTTCGGGCGCATTCGAGCAGCCTTTCCCGGCAGAGAGACACGGGAAACCACTCTCAGGGTGATTATCACTCGGCGTGCCGAGTGTGGCGATCGTTGACGCACCCCGAGTGACTGCCTACCGTCGAGTGGGCAGGTCAAGGACGGAGGGTCGGCGTGAGAATCAGCGGCGACGGTACGGCAGGGGGCGCTCCCGGACGCAGTCCGGGGGAAGGCGGGCCGTACCCGCTTCACGGCAGTGCGGCCGACCCGAGTACCGACACGATCGGATACCGGGGGCCGACCGCGTGCGCGGCGGCGGGGATCACCTATCGGCAGCT
Coding sequences:
- a CDS encoding mannose-1-phosphate guanyltransferase — translated: MKAVVMAGGEGTRLRPMTSSMPKPLLPVVNRPIMEHVLRLLKRHGLNETVVTVQFLASLVRNYFGDGEELGMELTYANEEKPLGTAGSVKNAEEALKDDAFLVISGDALTDFDLTDLINFHKEKGALVTVCLTRVPNPLEFGITIVDEEGKVERFLEKPTWGQVFSDTVNTGIYVMEPEVFDYVEADKSVDWSGDVFPQLMKEGKPIYGYVAEGYWEDVGTHESYVKAQADVLEGKVDVEIDGFEISPGVWVAEGAEVHSDAVLRGPLYIGDYAKVEADVEIREHTVVGSNVVVKSGAFLHKAVVHDNVYIGQHSNLRGCVIGKNTDIMRAARIEDGAVIGDECLVGEESIVQGNVRVYPFKTIEAGAFVNTSVIWESRGQAHLFGARGVSGILNVEITPELAVRLAGAYATTLKKGSTVTTARDHSRGARALKRAVISALQASAIDVRDLENVPLPVARQQTARGSAGGIMIRTSPGVPDSVDIMFFDERGADLSQGGQRKLDRVYARQEYRRAFPGEIGDLQFPSSVFDSYTGSLLRTADTTGIAEAGLKVVVDASNGSAGLVLPSLLGRLKVDSLTINPGLDESRPTESAESRRAGLVRLGEIVASARAAFGVRFDPVGERLSLVDERGRIVEDDRALLVMLDLVAAERRSGRVALPVTTTRIAEQVAAYHGTQVEWTTTSPDDLTRVCREENTIFGGDGRGGFIVPEFSSVFDGAAAFVRLIGLVARTQLTLSQIDARIPQAHVLRRDIATPWAVKGMVMRRVVEAAGTRSVDTTDGVRVVEADGRWVMVLPDPAEAVTHLWAEGPDDVSAQALLDEWAAVVDSAGH
- a CDS encoding DUF881 domain-containing protein; this translates as MSDVENAHGNDDERPVDAPGEQPEAKPELTGRQRLVEGLWPPRASRAQLIVALLLFVLGLGLAIQVRSNSDNSALRGARQEDLVRILDELDSRTKRLDDEKQRLEGQRTELETSSNQAEEARKQTVEKERQLGILAGTVAAQGPGITLTISDPKGGVESDKVLDTVQELRAAGAEAMQINGVRVVANTYFSDETGGIGVDGKKIGAPYVFKVIGNPQDLEPALNIPGGVVQTLEKEQATATVARSEKIIVDALRAAKRPDYAQSSSH
- a CDS encoding small basic family protein — its product is MIAVLGLVVGVVVGLFVRPEVPAVVEPYLPIAVVAALDAVFGGLRAMLDGIFVDKVFVVSFLSNVVVAALIVFLGDKLGVGAQLSTGVVVVLGIRIFSNAAAIRRHVFRA
- a CDS encoding bifunctional nuclease family protein codes for the protein MNELDVVGVRVEMPSNQPIVLLREVGGDRYLPIWIGPGEATAIAFAQQGMAPARPLTHDLFKDVLEAVGQELTEVRITDLREGVFYAELVFASGVEVSARPSDAIALALRTGTPIYGSDGVLDDAGIAIPDEQEDEVEKFREFLDQISPEDFGTNSQ
- the ftsR gene encoding transcriptional regulator FtsR, with the translated sequence MQQTPTGGAGSGTATAGDRLMSIGGVLNQLREEFPEVTISKIRFLESEGLVEPRRTPSGYRKFTAEDVERLAQVLRMQRDHYLPLRVIREHLDALGRGEQLPVPAPGGSRELLDGWGEPDADRPTAARVGRAELMAAAEVTEAELTEWEAYGLVTPGPEGGFDAESVNVARLVADLGRFGLEPRHLRAMKAAADREAGLIEQVVTPLRLHRNPQTRAHAEATTKELAALSVRLHAALVQTALGVRLH
- a CDS encoding DUF881 domain-containing protein produces the protein MPQQPPVRSTPSPPPRPDASMSLLTNVMDHALDDGYAEATARRKAEGDTGVPRPLRAKLGLAAGLVLAALVVTVGAAQARITAPVVAKERQELINRVDSETKAADKLQSDVDGLRTEVGDRQRKALEKHGGDQGELVALLSGATEVNGPGVKLVVDDAKDTTQGDGSRPRESTTFADTGRVRDRDMQRVVNGLWQSGAEAIAINGQRLTSFSAIRAAGDAILVDNKPLVPPYTVLAVGDGKKLSSDFQDSADGQYLHVLQQNYGIRSSISVEADVRLPAAPSLTVRTAEPMATGAGKGAADTGKGTS
- a CDS encoding FHA domain-containing protein, producing the protein MFGGYGRCEDVRVGRCVDSGFVLPHGRVYFGQGESPVKLFAKLFGKSARQDGGSAARHRAQRPGGAEEQGGERPLFRDEVAGSGGDIPGASSVDPARAGRIGFGEPSTSSTGGGFDSDPYATSAHAVPPRQEDPSMSGMPVCTRCGHTNAAASRFCSNCGAPLRPGVVPERASETTSTISISGLEAYDAEVTGQTQLPSLSPEAQAAVDALPQGSALLVVRRGPNSGSRFLLDGELTTAGRHPQSDIFLDDVTVSRRHVEFRRGPDGRFTVSDVGSLNGTYVNRERIDSVELANGDEVQIGKYRLVFYASQRAL